A window from Garra rufa chromosome 14, GarRuf1.0, whole genome shotgun sequence encodes these proteins:
- the LOC141285277 gene encoding NACHT, LRR and PYD domains-containing protein 3-like, with product MSTKNTEDNMDSYMSFKGLNNFDQERSDSPASSVLSMKSDRSMQMPIHLENKTHLQNRSLVDRSDSSGPSALSMKSDRSMQMPIHLKNGSVEKRSASSAPSVLSMKSDRSMQMPIHLKNGSVEKSLQQEKSDSSAPSVLSMKSDRSMQMPIHLENESIPREKSFQKDRSDSPAPSALSMKSDRSMQMPIHLNESPPLILRHGSEMPEVKIQRLKSEIRKKHLYIFDGLAKQGNPTLLNEIYTELYIIEGGNGEISNEHEVKRIEKTLKTAGGATIPIKCSDIFRPLPGQDKPIRTVLTKGVAGIGKTVSVQKFILDWAEGKENQDVQLIFPLPFREINLMKDKTLSLSDLLHVFFPEIKEMEISSDKYKVLFIFDGLDECRLSLDFQSAVRLCDVSELASVDVLLTNLIVGNLLPSALIWITSRPAAADLIPSECVHRVTEVRGFNDPQKEEYFRKRISDQSLANRIISHLKSSRSLYIMCHIPVFCWISATVLEKMLSQAESGEIPKTLTQMYTHFLMAQINIKDTKYNEKKSKNKEIVFKLGKLAYEQLEKGNLIFYEEDLRECGIDVTEASVYSGLCTQIFREEFGLYQGKVFCFVHLTIQEHLAALYVHLSFHNSGINVLESHESKTTVTMLSVHKCAVEKNLRSINGYLDIFLRFLVGLSLESNHSLLKELLVMMTDTSLERLKTIEYLKERLKTIPCSEIALVLFHCLNELNDYSLTSEIQSYLTSGKIKRETLSPHQWSALVYILMTSNETFEELEFCKYGRSDTALYWMLPVIKLYKKIWLHDCEITKRGCVSLSMLLSLVSNVREMDLSNNSLQDTGVEMLSLTAGLQDTECRLESLHLENCGVTEAGCVYLSNALSSNPSHLKVLDLSRNNIGDSGVKHLCASLLKIQCVLETLRLNESGITENSCTALASTLSLKTSSLTDLDLSINDLQDSGVKKLCVGLQSPHCKLEKLRLSKCKVTQEGLTALTEALKSNPSHLKEVDLLENDLEESDLKILSMQLDKSSKNNFQLAKSKQGFESLALKSKDLGNNKPGDQGVELLLAVHHPNCRLKTLRLDKCGITEKSCTALASAISSKTSSLTDLDLSINDLQDSGEEVKKICVGLWHTYCKLEKLRQKL from the exons atGTCGACAAAGAACACTGAAGATAACATGGATTCCTACATGTCTTTCAAAGGACTAAACAA TTTTGATCAGGAGAGATCAGATTCACCTGCATCCAGTGTTTTGTCTATGAAGAGTGACCGATCAATGCAAATGCCAATTCACTTagaaaataaaacacatcttcaAAATCGaag TTTGGTGGACAGATCAGATTCTTCTGGCCCTAGTGCTTTGTCCATGAAGAGTGACCGATCAATGCAAATGCCGATTCATTTGAAAAATGGATCAGTGGAAAAAAG ATCAGCTTCATCTGCCCCAAGTGTTTTGTCTATGAAGAGTGACCGATCAATGCAAATGCCAATTCATTTGAAAAATGGATCAGTGGAAAAAAG TCTTCAGCAGGAGAAATCAGACTCATCTGCCCCAAGTGTTTTGTCCATGAAGAGTGACCGATCAATGCAAATGCCAATTCACTTGGAAAATGAATCAATTCCAAGGGAAAAAAG TTTTCAGAAGGACAGATCAGACTCACCTGCCCCAAGTGCTTTGTCTATGAAGAGTGATCGATCAATGCAAATGCCAATTCATCTCAACGAATCACCTCCACTGATACTAAG ACATGGTTCAGAAATGCCTGAAGTCAAGATTCAAAGATTAAAATCAGAAATAAGAAAGAAgcatctgtacatttttgatgGACTTGCAAAGCAGGGAAACCCAACACTcctgaatgagatctacacagagctctacatcaTAGAGGGAGGGAATGGAGAGATCAGTAATGAACATGAAGttaaaagaatagaaaaaacTTTGAAGACTGCAGGGGGAGCAACAATACCAATCAAATGCAGTGACATCTTTAGACCTTTACCTGGACAAGACAAACCAATCAGAACTGTGCTGACaaagggagtcgctggcattggaaaaacagtctctgtgcagaagttcatcctggactgggctgaagggaaagagaatcaggacgtccagctcatatttccacttcctttcagagaGATCAATCTGATGAAGGACAAAACACTCAGTCTTTCAGATCTTCTTCATGTCTTTTTCCCTGAAATAAAAGAAATGGAAATATCCAGTGACAAATATAAAGTGTTGTttatctttgatggtctggacgAATGTCGCCTGTCTCTGGATTTTCAGAGTGCTGTGAGGTTGTGTGATGTAAGTGAATTAGCCTCAGTGGATGTGCTGCTGACGAACCTCATTGTGGGGaatctgcttccttctgctctcatctggatcacctccagaccagcagcagctgatctcATTCCCTCTGAGTGTGTCCATCGAGTGACAGAGGTACGAGGCTTCAATGATCCACAGAAGGAGGAAtacttcaggaagagaatcagtgatcagAGTCTGGCCAATAGAATCATCTCACACCTGAAGTCATCAAGGAGtctctacatcatgtgccacatcccagtgttcTGTTGGATCTCAGCCACTGTTCTAGAGAAGATGTTGAGTCAAGCAGAGAGTGGagagattcccaagactctcactcaaatgtacacacacttcctgATGGCACAGATTAACATCAAAGACACAAAATACAATGAAAAGAAGAGCAAAAACAAAGAGATTGTTTTCAAGTTAGGAAAACTAGCATACGAACAACTGGAAAAAGGTAACCTGATCTTCTATGAGGAAGACCTAAGAGAGTGTGGCATTGATGTGACAGAAGCATCAGTGTACTCAGGATTGTGcactcagatcttcagagaggagtttGGCTTGTATCAGGGGAAAGTCTTCTGCTTTGTTCATCTGACCATTCAGGAACATCTAGCAGCTCTATATGTTCACCTCTCCTTCCATAACAGCGGAATAAACGTGCTTGAATCACATGAATCTAAAACAACAGTGACAATGTTGAGTGTACACAAGTGTGCAGTTGAAAAAAATTTAAGAAGTATAAATGGGTATCTTGATATTTTCCTTCGCTTCCTTGTGGGACTTTCACTGGAGTCAAATCACAGTCTTTTAAAAGAGCTTTTGGTGATGATGACAGACACCTCCCTAGAAAGACTGAAAACTATTGAGTATCTCAAGGAAAGGTTAAAAACAATCCCTTGCTCAGAAATAGCTCTTGTTTTGTTCCACTGTCTTAATGAACTCAATGATTATTCCCTCACTTCTGAAATTCAAAGCTACCTGACCTCtggaaaaataaaaagagaaacttTGTCCCCTCATCAGTGGTCAGCTTTAGTGTACATCTTAATGACATCAAATGAGACGTTTGAGGAGTTAGAATTTTGTAAATATGGAAGATCAGACACAGCCTTGTACTGGATGCTTCCTGTGATCAAGCTGTATAAAAAGATCTG GTTGCATGACTGTGAAATCACAAAAAGAGGCTGTGTATCACTGTCTATGCTACTTTCATTAGTATCCAATGTGAGAGAGATGGACCTGAGCAACAACAGTCTGCAGGACACAGGGGTAGAAATGCTCA GTCTCACTGCTGGGCTACAGGATACGGAGTGTAGACTGGAATCTTTGCA TCTGGAGAACTGTGGAGTAACAGAAGCAGGTTGTGTTTACCTGAGCAatgctctgagttcaaacccttCTCATCTGAAAGTGCTGGACCTGAGCAGGAACAAcataggagactctggagtgaaacaTCTTTGTGCTtcactgctgaaaattcagtgtgTTTTGGAAACACTAAG GTTGAACGAATCTGGAATCACTGAGAATAGTTGCACCGCTTTGGCTTCAACTCTCAGCTTAAAGACATCCAGCCTAACAGATCTGGATCTGAGCATTAATGATCTACAAGACTCAGGGGTGAAGAAACTCTGTGTCGGACTGCAAAGTCCTCACTGTAAACTAGAGAAGCTGAG GTTGTCCAAGTGTAAAGTTACACAAGAAGGTTTGACGGCACTGACTGAAGCTCTGAAATCAAATCCATCCCACCTTAAAGAAGTTGATCTACTTGAGAATGATCTGGAAGAGTCAGATTTGAAAATACTCTCCATGCAACTGGACAAATCATCAAAAAACA ATTTTCAACTTGCAAAATCAAAACAGGGCTTTGAATCTTTGGCTTTGAAGTCAAAAGACTTGGGCAACAACAAACCTGGAGATCAGGGAGTAGAGCTGCTGTTGGCTGTTCATCATCCAAACTGTAGACTGAAAACACTGAG GTTGGACAAATGTGGAATCACTGAGAAAAGTTGCACCGCTTTGGCTTCAGCTATCAGCTCGAAGACCTCCAGTCTGACAGATCTGGATCTGAGCATTAATGATCTACAAGATTCAGGTGAAGAAGTGAAGAAGATCTGTGTCGGATTGTGGCATACTTACTGTAAACTAGAAAAGCTGAGGCAAAAGTTGTAA